In the Thermomicrobiales bacterium genome, CGACTTCGTCGTCACGCTCGACAACGGGGCGCACCTGCTTCTCGAAGTCAAGGGATATGAGGACGAGCAAGACCGGCAGAAGTACGAAGCGGCCAAGCGCTGGTGTGACGCCGTTAACAATCTGGGCAGTAAGGGTCTTTGGGTCTTTCGACCTTGCCGAACCACCACCGAGGTTCCGACGATACTCATGGAAGTCGTGAACCTGTCATCGCCTTCCATCCCCGTGCGCCAGACGTCGTAACTCGTTTTCCGTCAACCTGACCCTGCGTCTCGTCCGGTTCGGCACGATCCATGCTCAGCGCCGCCGATTCGGTGCGTATCGGGGTGGCCGGCCGCCGATTTGGATGATCGGCAGATCGGCCAATTCAGGCCAGCCATAGACCCGTCTGGAATCGGTGGCGTACAATCGGTGGGGAGATGGCGGAGCGCCGTTGCGCAGCCGACATCCTGGCTGGGATCGGGGGAGTGACACGCGAAACCAGCCATGTCTGGCGCTATTGTTACGCGATTCACAAGGTCGCGAGGCGAGCGCCGCGGAGGTATCGGAAGGCTGGACGGGTTGCCGCGATCATCGCCCAACAAGCAGGGCACAACGGCCAGATCCGCGCCGGCCAATGCGGACACGACAACAGGAACCAACCGGGCGAACCGGGTGAAAGGACGTGGCATGGCTAGCAAGGCTGAGCCGGCCGTACGGGCTGGCGACGTGGCCCTCGGCTCGATGAGCAAGGACGAGCTACTCGAGCTCTACCGCCAGATGGTCCTCATCCGCAGGTTCGAGGAACACTCGGCCGAACAGTACGCCTTCGCCAAGATCGGCGGGTTCCTCCACCTCTATATCGGAGAGGAAGCTGTCGCCGTCGGCGCGATCCACGCCATGCGCCAGCAGGATCACCTCATCACCCACTATCGCGACCACGGCTACGCCCTGGCGATCGGGTCCGACCCGAACGCCGTTATGGCGGAGCTGTTCGGCCGCTCGACTGGCACGACCGGCGGACGCGGCGGCTCGATGCACCTGATCCACCCCGAGCGAAACTTCTGGGGCGGCTATGCGATCGTCTCTGGCCATATTCTGATCGGCGCGGGCATCGGACTGGCGCTCCAGTACCAGGAGATCGACGGGATCGCCGTGGTCATCTTCGGCGATGGGGCAACCAACGGCGGCGCGTTCTTCG is a window encoding:
- the pdhA gene encoding pyruvate dehydrogenase (acetyl-transferring) E1 component subunit alpha; the protein is MASKAEPAVRAGDVALGSMSKDELLELYRQMVLIRRFEEHSAEQYAFAKIGGFLHLYIGEEAVAVGAIHAMRQQDHLITHYRDHGYALAIGSDPNAVMAELFGRSTGTTGGRGGSMHLIHPERNFWGGYAIVSGHILIGAGIGLALQYQEIDGIAVVIFGDGATNGGAFFEALNMASLWKLPVVFLCENNLYAMGTASEYHSAVPQMATKAAGLGITSEIIDGQDVLAMYEATQRAREYCTAGNGPYFIEAMTYRFRGHSLADPETYRDKDEIEEHRADDPISLYRERLLQADKAAQADFDSIDAAIELVVDEAVEFADKSPWPDPSTLRDFVYADEY